One window of the Carnobacterium maltaromaticum DSM 20342 genome contains the following:
- the rpmJ gene encoding 50S ribosomal protein L36 produces MKVRPSVKPICEKCKVIRRNGRVMVICENPKHKQRQG; encoded by the coding sequence ATGAAAGTAAGACCATCAGTAAAACCAATTTGTGAAAAATGCAAAGTTATCCGTCGTAACGGGCGTGTTATGGTGATTTGTGAAAATCCTAAACACAAACAACGCCAAGGATAA
- a CDS encoding energy-coupling factor ABC transporter ATP-binding protein: MDITFEKVGYTYQKGTPFQNKALYDIDLEIKTGSFTALVGHTGSGKSTILQHLNALMKPTEGKVTIGDREIFPETNNKNLKGIRKKVGIVFQFPEAQLFEETVEKDICFGPMNFGVPEEDAKVLAKEMLTLVGLDDTYLERSPFDLSGGQMRRVAIAGVLAMEPEVLVLDEPTAGLDPKGRKDMMEMFHQLYVTKGLTIVLVTHQMDDVADYADQMIVLEGGTIVKKGLPTEIFKETEWLEEKQLGVPTAVSFGNLLKEKKGIDLGELPITTELLADLLVAEIEKASKAGAAQ, from the coding sequence ATGGACATTACTTTCGAAAAAGTAGGCTATACCTACCAAAAAGGCACACCTTTCCAAAATAAAGCTCTCTATGATATTGATTTAGAAATTAAAACTGGGAGTTTTACGGCATTAGTCGGTCATACAGGTAGTGGGAAATCGACTATTTTACAACATTTAAATGCTTTAATGAAGCCAACCGAAGGCAAAGTTACGATTGGCGATCGTGAAATATTTCCTGAAACTAATAATAAAAATCTTAAAGGCATTCGTAAAAAAGTTGGGATTGTTTTCCAATTTCCAGAAGCTCAATTATTTGAAGAGACGGTTGAGAAAGATATTTGCTTTGGTCCGATGAATTTTGGTGTGCCAGAAGAGGATGCGAAAGTCTTAGCTAAAGAAATGCTAACTCTCGTGGGCTTAGACGATACTTATCTAGAACGTTCACCATTTGACTTGTCAGGTGGACAAATGCGTCGTGTGGCGATTGCAGGGGTATTAGCGATGGAGCCAGAAGTCTTAGTGCTTGATGAGCCGACAGCGGGTCTTGATCCAAAAGGTCGGAAAGATATGATGGAGATGTTCCATCAATTGTATGTTACAAAAGGCCTAACGATTGTTTTGGTTACTCATCAAATGGATGATGTTGCCGATTATGCGGATCAAATGATCGTTCTAGAAGGTGGAACAATTGTTAAAAAAGGACTACCAACTGAGATTTTCAAAGAAACTGAATGGCTAGAAGAAAAACAACTTGGTGTTCCAACCGCAGTTTCTTTTGGTAATTTATTAAAAGAGAAAAAGGGAATTGATTTAGGCGAGTTGCCAATCACGACTGAACTTTTGGCAGATTTACTTGTTGCCGAAATTGAAAAAGCCAGTAAAGCAGGTGCAGCACAATGA
- a CDS encoding energy-coupling factor transporter transmembrane component T family protein, whose product MMDKLIFGRYIPGDSFVHKLDPRVKLLASFYFIGIIFLANNWQSYLFLFAFTLFSIAMSKIKFKFFINGVKPLIWLILFTVILQVLFSRGGEVYFEWGILVVSSGGLKNGLFIFCRFVLIIFMSTLLTLTTAPLSLTDAIEYLLRPLKVIKFPVHEIALMLSIALRFVPTLMDETEKIMNAQRARGVDFGEGNVFQQMKSIVPLLVPLFVSSFNRAEELATAMEARGYQGGEGRTKYRLLKWELTDSTVIIAYAIVTVALVYLRS is encoded by the coding sequence ATGATGGATAAACTGATTTTTGGACGTTATATCCCTGGTGATTCTTTCGTTCATAAGCTCGACCCTCGCGTTAAATTATTGGCGAGTTTTTACTTTATTGGAATTATTTTCTTAGCAAATAATTGGCAAAGCTATCTATTCTTGTTTGCCTTTACCTTATTCTCGATTGCTATGTCAAAAATAAAATTCAAATTTTTTATTAATGGTGTCAAACCGTTAATTTGGCTAATTTTATTTACTGTTATTTTACAAGTCCTCTTTAGTAGAGGTGGAGAAGTTTACTTTGAGTGGGGCATTTTAGTCGTATCCTCGGGAGGATTGAAAAATGGACTCTTCATTTTCTGTCGTTTTGTGTTAATTATTTTTATGTCAACATTACTAACATTAACCACAGCGCCTTTATCTTTAACCGATGCGATTGAATATTTATTACGCCCACTAAAAGTGATTAAGTTTCCAGTTCATGAAATTGCCTTAATGTTATCAATTGCTTTACGTTTTGTACCCACGTTGATGGATGAAACGGAGAAAATCATGAATGCACAACGAGCCCGTGGTGTTGATTTCGGGGAAGGAAATGTTTTCCAACAAATGAAATCAATCGTCCCATTGCTTGTTCCGCTATTTGTTAGCTCCTTTAACCGAGCAGAAGAATTGGCAACAGCGATGGAAGCTAGAGGTTATCAAGGCGGGGAAGGTCGGACAAAATACCGTTTATTAAAATGGGAATTAACCGATTCAACTGTCATTATAGCTTATGCAATCGTAACGGTTGCCCTTGTGTATTTACGCAGCTAA
- the rpsM gene encoding 30S ribosomal protein S13 yields MARISGVDIPRDKRVVISLTYIYGIGKNTAIKILKAADVSEEIRVRELTNDQLDRIRAEIDSIKVEGDLRREVNLNIKRLIEIGSYRGMRHRRGLPVRGQNTKNNARTRKGPARTVAGKKK; encoded by the coding sequence ATGGCTCGTATATCAGGAGTTGATATTCCGCGTGACAAACGTGTAGTAATATCTTTAACTTATATTTATGGAATCGGTAAAAACACAGCAATCAAAATTTTGAAAGCTGCAGACGTATCAGAAGAAATTCGCGTACGTGAATTAACAAATGATCAATTAGATCGCATCCGTGCTGAGATTGACTCAATTAAAGTTGAAGGGGACCTTCGTCGTGAAGTAAACCTAAACATTAAACGTTTAATCGAAATCGGATCATACCGAGGCATGCGCCACCGCCGTGGTTTACCAGTTCGTGGACAAAACACGAAAAACAACGCGCGCACTCGCAAAGGCCCAGCTAGAACAGTTGCAGGCAAGAAAAAATAA
- the rpsI gene encoding 30S ribosomal protein S9, giving the protein MAQVQYTGTGRRKNSTARVRLVPGTGKIIMNKKDINEYIPFPYLHEVVKQPLATTETLGSYDIYVNVNGGGFTGQAGAARHGIARALLQVDPDFRAPLKAAGLLTRDPRMKERKKPGLKKARKASQFSKR; this is encoded by the coding sequence TTGGCACAAGTACAATATACCGGCACAGGCCGTCGTAAAAACTCAACTGCTCGCGTACGTTTAGTACCTGGAACAGGTAAAATCATCATGAACAAAAAAGATATTAACGAATATATTCCATTTCCATATTTACACGAGGTAGTTAAACAACCTCTTGCAACTACGGAAACTTTAGGAAGCTACGATATCTATGTTAACGTTAATGGCGGAGGATTCACTGGACAAGCAGGAGCTGCTCGTCACGGAATCGCTCGTGCATTATTACAAGTTGACCCAGATTTCCGCGCTCCTCTTAAAGCAGCTGGACTATTAACACGTGACCCTCGTATGAAGGAACGTAAAAAACCAGGTCTTAAGAAAGCCCGTAAAGCTTCACAATTCTCAAAACGTTAA
- a CDS encoding DNA-directed RNA polymerase subunit alpha codes for MIEIEKPRINTIEISDDAKFGKFVVEPLERGYGTTLGNSLRRILLSSLPGAAVTTIQIDGVLHEFSTIDGVVEDVTSIILNIKKLALKLYSGEDKTIEIDVKGPAVVTAADITYDSDVEILNPDLYICTVAEGARFHVRLTAKQGRGYARAEHNKHDDMPIGVLPVDSIYTPVSRVNYQVENTRVGQKDNFDKLTLDVWADGSISPEDAVSLAAKILTEHLDIFVNLSDEARKVEIMVEKEETHKEKMLEMTIEELDLSVRSYNCLKRAGINSVQELTDKSEAEMIKVRNLGRKSLEEVKFKLAELSLGLRQDD; via the coding sequence ATGATCGAAATTGAAAAACCAAGAATTAATACGATTGAGATCAGCGATGATGCCAAATTTGGTAAATTCGTTGTAGAGCCACTTGAACGCGGTTATGGTACTACGTTAGGGAATTCTCTACGTCGTATTTTGTTGTCTTCTCTTCCAGGAGCAGCAGTAACTACTATTCAAATCGATGGTGTGTTACACGAATTTTCAACAATCGATGGGGTTGTAGAAGATGTGACATCAATCATTTTGAATATTAAAAAACTTGCACTCAAGTTATATTCTGGTGAAGATAAAACGATTGAAATCGATGTGAAAGGTCCAGCGGTAGTTACAGCAGCCGATATCACTTATGATAGCGATGTTGAAATCTTAAACCCTGACTTATACATTTGTACCGTAGCTGAAGGCGCACGTTTCCACGTACGTTTAACTGCGAAACAAGGTAGAGGTTATGCAAGAGCTGAACATAATAAACACGATGATATGCCAATTGGCGTATTACCAGTCGACTCGATTTACACCCCAGTTAGTCGTGTGAACTATCAAGTAGAAAATACTCGAGTGGGTCAAAAAGATAATTTTGATAAATTAACACTTGATGTATGGGCAGATGGTTCTATTAGCCCAGAAGACGCTGTGAGTTTAGCAGCAAAAATTTTAACAGAGCATTTAGATATCTTCGTAAATCTATCTGACGAAGCTCGTAAAGTGGAAATCATGGTAGAAAAAGAAGAGACTCATAAAGAAAAAATGCTTGAGATGACAATTGAAGAATTGGATCTATCTGTACGTTCATACAATTGTTTGAAACGTGCTGGTATTAATTCAGTTCAAGAATTGACTGATAAATCTGAAGCAGAAATGATTAAAGTACGTAATCTAGGTCGTAAGTCACTTGAAGAAGTGAAATTTAAACTAGCTGAGCTAAGTTTAGGTTTACGTCAAGACGATTAG
- the truA gene encoding tRNA pseudouridine(38-40) synthase TruA, translated as MTTTRYKVTIQYDGTNYSGFQIQPKDRTVQGDIEKALKTMTKGIAIKLQASGRTDAGVHALGQVIHYDYPAMIPPERMQQALNSLTTDEIAIVKVEIVDETFHARYFTAEKTYQYRVNTNQVVDPFRRNYALHHPYPVHLDDLKAALTDIVGEHDFSSFCAVKSGRENKVRTIYEADVIWNEATGDLIFTFRGNGFLYNMVRILIGTLLQIANGRRPVHDLARIIAAKDRQQAGPTASPSGLYLLKVTYKSQAEIQQILKESEQWRRENNGD; from the coding sequence ATGACTACAACCCGCTATAAAGTGACTATTCAGTATGATGGAACCAACTATTCTGGGTTTCAAATTCAACCTAAAGACAGAACCGTCCAAGGTGATATTGAAAAAGCCTTAAAGACCATGACTAAAGGAATCGCGATTAAGCTGCAAGCGTCAGGTAGAACCGATGCAGGAGTCCATGCTTTGGGACAGGTGATCCATTATGACTATCCAGCCATGATTCCGCCAGAACGGATGCAACAAGCCTTAAACAGCCTGACAACTGATGAAATTGCGATTGTAAAAGTAGAAATTGTTGATGAGACTTTCCATGCCCGCTATTTCACGGCAGAAAAGACCTATCAGTACCGAGTAAATACAAATCAAGTTGTCGATCCATTTAGACGGAACTATGCGCTTCACCATCCCTATCCGGTTCATTTAGATGATTTAAAAGCTGCTTTAACGGATATTGTTGGCGAGCATGATTTTTCTAGTTTTTGCGCCGTCAAAAGCGGACGAGAAAATAAAGTTCGAACTATTTATGAAGCTGACGTTATTTGGAATGAAGCTACAGGAGACTTAATTTTTACCTTCAGAGGAAATGGATTCTTGTATAACATGGTTCGGATACTAATCGGTACCTTATTACAAATTGCCAATGGTAGACGACCTGTACATGACTTAGCTCGAATTATCGCAGCTAAAGATCGACAACAAGCCGGACCTACAGCATCACCATCCGGTTTATATTTACTAAAAGTGACATACAAGTCACAAGCAGAGATCCAACAGATTTTAAAAGAGAGTGAACAATGGAGGCGCGAGAATAATGGGGATTGA
- the secY gene encoding preprotein translocase subunit SecY, whose translation MFKMLSSALKEKDIRNKILFTLGVLIIFRLGTHITVPGVNAKAISEFSDSGIFSMLNTFGGGALSQYSIFAMGVSPYITSSIVVQLLQMDIVPKFVEWSKQGEVGRKKLNQVTRYLTIIMAFVQSIGISYGFNALSGMGLIKNPGASTYLSIALILTAGTMLVMWMGEQITVKGFGNGVSMIIFSGIVARVPADVMDYYNAQIRNAGPDLWKAILFTLALIVAIIAVVILVVYFETAKRKIKISYSKRAAASDQSTFLPLKINSAGVIPVIFASSFIVTPQTIMGFFRGTQGDTQWFQILSNVFDYQKPIGAALYTLLIVVFTFFYAFIQVNPEKVAENLQKQGGYIPSVRPGKGTEDYISSVLMRLSTVGAVYLGLIALLPIVAGILWNLPQSIGLGGTSLLIVVGVALESTRQLEGQMIKRSYLGFIQ comes from the coding sequence ATGTTTAAAATGCTCTCAAGTGCTTTAAAAGAGAAGGACATTAGAAACAAAATATTATTTACCTTAGGTGTTTTAATTATTTTTCGTCTAGGAACACATATAACTGTTCCTGGCGTTAACGCTAAAGCAATTTCAGAATTTTCGGATTCAGGAATCTTTAGCATGTTAAACACATTTGGTGGAGGCGCGTTAAGCCAGTACTCCATTTTTGCAATGGGTGTATCACCTTATATCACGTCTTCAATCGTTGTTCAATTATTACAAATGGATATTGTTCCTAAGTTTGTTGAATGGTCGAAACAAGGAGAAGTTGGTCGTAAAAAATTAAATCAAGTAACGAGATACTTAACGATTATCATGGCATTTGTCCAATCAATCGGAATCTCTTACGGGTTTAACGCTTTATCAGGCATGGGTTTAATTAAAAATCCAGGCGCTTCAACTTATCTAAGTATCGCATTAATTCTTACGGCTGGAACAATGTTAGTTATGTGGATGGGTGAACAAATCACTGTTAAGGGATTTGGGAACGGCGTCTCTATGATTATCTTTTCTGGTATTGTGGCACGTGTGCCGGCTGATGTGATGGATTATTATAATGCACAGATCAGAAATGCTGGACCAGACCTTTGGAAAGCAATTTTATTCACCCTTGCTTTAATTGTTGCAATTATCGCAGTTGTGATCTTAGTTGTTTACTTTGAAACAGCAAAACGAAAAATCAAAATCTCTTACTCAAAACGTGCAGCGGCTTCCGACCAAAGCACATTCTTACCATTAAAAATCAACTCTGCTGGGGTTATTCCAGTTATCTTTGCAAGTTCATTTATTGTAACTCCGCAAACGATAATGGGTTTCTTCCGTGGAACACAAGGCGATACGCAATGGTTCCAAATTTTGAGTAACGTTTTTGACTATCAAAAACCAATTGGTGCTGCTTTGTATACATTACTAATTGTTGTCTTTACTTTCTTCTATGCATTCATTCAAGTGAATCCAGAGAAAGTTGCTGAAAACTTACAAAAACAAGGTGGCTATATTCCAAGTGTGCGTCCTGGTAAAGGGACTGAGGACTATATTTCAAGCGTATTAATGCGTTTGAGTACAGTCGGAGCAGTATATTTAGGATTAATTGCTTTACTTCCAATTGTAGCGGGAATTCTTTGGAATCTACCACAATCTATCGGTCTTGGCGGAACTAGTCTACTTATTGTAGTCGGTGTTGCGTTAGAATCAACTAGACAATTAGAAGGACAAATGATTAAGCGTAGTTATCTAGGCTTTATACAATAA
- a CDS encoding adenylate kinase translates to MNLILMGLPGAGKGTQAEQIVDTYKIPHISTGDMFRAAIKNETALGLEAKAYMDKGNLVPDEVTNGIVKERLAEADTDNGFLLDGFPRTLNQAEALEQILTELGKKIDAVINIHVDKDILMERLTGRIICRTCGATYHKVFNPPTVAGTCDRCGGHDFYQREDDKPETVENRINVNLELTQPLLDFYEARQVLNTVKGDQDIQDVFKEVQAIIAK, encoded by the coding sequence ATGAATCTCATTTTAATGGGTCTTCCTGGTGCTGGTAAAGGAACACAAGCTGAGCAAATTGTGGATACTTATAAAATTCCACACATTTCAACAGGGGATATGTTTCGTGCCGCAATCAAAAATGAAACGGCCTTAGGTCTTGAAGCGAAAGCGTATATGGATAAAGGCAATTTGGTACCAGATGAAGTAACAAACGGGATTGTAAAAGAACGTTTAGCTGAGGCTGATACTGACAATGGTTTCTTACTAGATGGGTTCCCAAGAACTTTGAACCAAGCAGAAGCTTTGGAACAAATTTTGACTGAACTTGGTAAGAAAATCGATGCCGTTATTAACATTCACGTTGATAAAGACATTTTGATGGAACGCTTAACAGGCCGCATCATCTGTCGTACGTGTGGAGCGACTTATCATAAAGTCTTTAACCCACCGACAGTTGCTGGAACTTGTGATCGCTGTGGCGGACATGATTTCTATCAACGAGAAGATGACAAACCTGAAACAGTTGAAAATAGAATTAACGTTAACCTTGAGTTAACACAACCTTTGTTAGACTTTTATGAAGCACGCCAGGTATTGAACACTGTTAAAGGTGATCAAGATATTCAGGATGTTTTCAAAGAAGTACAAGCAATTATTGCAAAATAA
- a CDS encoding energy-coupling factor ABC transporter ATP-binding protein → MEKIIKLDDISYKYHPNEEVEALKNVSLSIEKGEWVAIIGHNGSGKSTLAKTINGLLAPTNGTVTVGNQLLTEETVWDVRRMVGMVFQNPDNQFVGSTVQDDVAFGLENSGVPRDEMVKRVTDAIDKVKMSDFIEKEPARLSGGQKQRVAIAGVVALRPDIIILDEATSMLDPQGRQEVLATVKAIKEEENLTVISITHDIDEAASANRILVMKNGQLIREGTPQEIFSFGDELIEMGLDLPFPEKLKSALKKRNIDVPKDYLTEEGMVDWLWTLLSKK, encoded by the coding sequence GTGGAGAAAATCATTAAATTAGATGACATTTCATATAAATATCACCCCAACGAAGAGGTAGAAGCATTAAAAAACGTATCCCTTTCAATTGAAAAAGGCGAATGGGTTGCGATTATCGGTCATAATGGTTCAGGTAAATCAACTTTGGCTAAAACAATCAACGGTTTGCTGGCACCAACAAATGGAACGGTAACGGTTGGGAATCAACTTTTAACCGAAGAAACAGTTTGGGATGTTCGTCGCATGGTTGGAATGGTATTTCAAAATCCAGACAATCAATTTGTTGGTTCAACAGTCCAGGACGACGTGGCTTTTGGTTTAGAAAATAGCGGTGTCCCTCGTGATGAAATGGTCAAACGAGTTACCGACGCTATTGATAAGGTCAAAATGTCTGATTTTATTGAAAAAGAGCCGGCTCGACTTTCTGGTGGTCAAAAACAACGTGTTGCGATTGCAGGGGTTGTGGCTTTACGACCTGATATTATCATTTTGGACGAAGCAACAAGTATGCTAGATCCTCAAGGTAGACAAGAAGTTTTAGCGACGGTTAAAGCGATTAAAGAAGAAGAAAATTTAACTGTCATTTCAATTACTCATGATATCGATGAAGCCGCTAGTGCTAATCGTATTCTAGTGATGAAAAACGGTCAGTTGATTAGAGAAGGAACGCCACAAGAAATCTTTTCTTTCGGTGATGAATTAATTGAAATGGGACTGGATTTACCTTTCCCTGAAAAATTAAAAAGTGCATTAAAAAAACGCAACATTGATGTACCTAAAGACTATTTAACTGAGGAAGGGATGGTGGATTGGCTATGGACATTACTTTCGAAAAAGTAG
- the infA gene encoding translation initiation factor IF-1, producing the protein MAKDDVIEIEGTVVETLPNAMFKVELENGHVVLAHVSGKIRMHYIRILPGDKVTVELSPYDLTRGRITYRFK; encoded by the coding sequence GTGGCTAAAGACGATGTCATTGAAATTGAAGGAACAGTCGTTGAAACTTTGCCGAATGCAATGTTTAAAGTGGAACTTGAAAATGGCCATGTTGTATTGGCACATGTTTCAGGAAAAATCCGTATGCACTACATTCGTATTTTACCTGGAGACAAAGTAACAGTAGAATTGTCACCGTATGATTTAACCCGCGGTCGCATTACCTATCGCTTTAAATAA
- a CDS encoding GNAT family N-acetyltransferase, which produces MGIEIRLNQVEDYVGLMEIENSVWNDENTPFVHVYENVIEYQLRYPVGSMLVAVDGKEVLGLVNFNNPSPLAAHSETWLLGIGVASQAQGRGVGQKLLEALKAKAREEGIHKLSLRVMGTNIGAQRFYLRNGFEIEGNLKEEFKIGDKYVDDIFMGIIL; this is translated from the coding sequence ATGGGGATTGAGATTAGATTAAATCAAGTTGAGGACTACGTTGGGTTAATGGAAATTGAAAATAGCGTCTGGAACGATGAAAATACACCCTTTGTCCATGTGTATGAAAATGTGATTGAGTATCAATTACGTTACCCAGTTGGCAGTATGCTCGTGGCAGTTGACGGCAAAGAAGTATTGGGTTTAGTCAACTTTAACAACCCAAGTCCGTTAGCAGCTCATAGTGAAACTTGGTTATTGGGAATCGGAGTAGCTAGCCAAGCACAAGGGCGTGGTGTTGGTCAGAAGTTACTGGAAGCCTTAAAAGCCAAAGCACGCGAGGAAGGGATTCATAAACTTTCCTTGCGTGTGATGGGAACTAACATAGGTGCGCAACGTTTTTACTTACGCAACGGCTTTGAAATCGAAGGCAATTTAAAAGAAGAATTTAAAATTGGAGACAAATACGTCGACGATATATTTATGGGCATTATTTTATAA
- the rplQ gene encoding 50S ribosomal protein L17, which yields MGYRKLGRTSSQRKAMLRDLTTDLIINERIVTTEARAKEIRSTTEKMITLGKRGDLHARRQAASFVRNETAAIKEDGDKIVVESALQKLFSDIAPRYAERQGGYTRIMKTEPRRGDAAPMVIIELV from the coding sequence ATGGGTTACCGTAAATTAGGACGCACAAGTTCTCAACGTAAAGCAATGTTACGTGATTTAACGACTGACTTAATCATTAACGAACGTATTGTTACAACTGAAGCTCGCGCTAAAGAGATTCGTTCTACTACTGAGAAAATGATTACTTTAGGTAAACGTGGCGATTTACACGCACGTCGTCAAGCCGCTAGTTTTGTTCGTAACGAAACTGCTGCAATTAAAGAAGATGGCGATAAAATCGTTGTTGAATCTGCTTTACAAAAATTATTTAGTGATATCGCACCTCGTTACGCTGAGCGTCAAGGTGGATACACACGTATTATGAAAACTGAACCTCGCCGCGGAGACGCTGCACCAATGGTTATCATTGAATTGGTTTAA
- a CDS encoding M20 family metallopeptidase gives MNKLKQQINKYEAEMIAFRRDLHQHPELQWEEFRTTQKVADALDLLDIPYRKTKPTGLIAELVGGKPGETVALRADMDALPVQELNQNLDYKSLEDGKLHACGHDAHTAMLLTAAKALKELQPEIHGTVRFIFQPSEENAKGAKAMVQQGAVEGVDNVFGIHIWSQMPTGKASCVVGSSFASADIFTVDIKGQGGHGAMPHDCVDAAVVASAFVMNIQAIVARETDPLDPVVVTIGKMDVGTRFNVIAENARLEGTVRCFSVETRSRVQKAIERYAEHVAASYGATATVNYEYGTLPVVNGETDALFAQQVIREHLGEDVLMHERPTTGGEDFSYFTENTKGCFALVGCGNAEKDTQWAHHHGRFNVDEAAMKVGAELYAQYAYNYLNQ, from the coding sequence ATGAATAAATTAAAACAACAAATTAATAAATATGAAGCAGAAATGATTGCTTTTAGAAGAGATTTACATCAACATCCAGAATTGCAATGGGAAGAGTTTAGAACGACTCAAAAAGTAGCTGATGCATTAGATTTATTAGACATCCCATATCGCAAAACTAAGCCAACAGGTTTGATTGCTGAACTAGTTGGTGGTAAGCCAGGTGAAACTGTAGCATTGCGTGCTGATATGGACGCTCTGCCTGTTCAAGAACTAAATCAGAACCTAGACTATAAATCTTTAGAAGACGGGAAATTGCATGCTTGTGGCCATGATGCTCATACGGCAATGTTATTAACGGCTGCAAAAGCACTAAAAGAGTTACAGCCTGAAATCCACGGAACAGTCCGCTTTATTTTTCAGCCATCGGAAGAAAATGCTAAGGGAGCTAAAGCTATGGTGCAACAAGGTGCGGTCGAAGGTGTTGATAATGTTTTTGGAATTCACATTTGGTCGCAAATGCCAACAGGTAAAGCTTCTTGTGTGGTCGGATCTAGTTTTGCTTCTGCAGATATTTTTACAGTTGATATTAAAGGGCAAGGTGGTCACGGTGCTATGCCCCATGATTGTGTCGATGCAGCAGTTGTTGCTTCTGCATTTGTAATGAATATTCAAGCGATCGTTGCAAGAGAAACTGATCCATTAGATCCGGTTGTTGTGACGATTGGTAAGATGGACGTTGGCACACGGTTCAATGTGATTGCTGAAAATGCGCGTTTAGAAGGAACCGTGCGTTGTTTTAGCGTAGAAACTAGAAGTCGCGTTCAAAAAGCGATTGAGCGCTATGCTGAGCATGTTGCAGCAAGTTATGGAGCGACAGCGACAGTGAATTATGAGTATGGCACATTGCCAGTTGTTAATGGTGAAACGGATGCTTTATTTGCTCAGCAGGTTATTCGTGAGCATTTAGGGGAAGATGTATTGATGCATGAACGACCAACTACTGGCGGTGAAGATTTTAGTTATTTTACCGAGAATACAAAAGGTTGTTTTGCTCTAGTTGGATGTGGAAATGCTGAAAAAGATACCCAGTGGGCACATCATCATGGACGTTTTAATGTTGATGAAGCGGCCATGAAGGTAGGGGCAGAATTGTATGCGCAATATGCGTATAATTATTTAAATCAATAA
- the rplM gene encoding 50S ribosomal protein L13 produces MRTTYMAKPNEVERKWYVVDATDIPLGRLSTTVATILRGKNKPTFTPNVDTGDFVIVINADKIKLTGKKATDKIYYHHSGFQGGLKQVSAGELRATNSRRLIETSVKGMLPKNTLGRKQYMKLNVYGGSEHEHQAQKPEFLDITNLI; encoded by the coding sequence GTGCGTACAACTTATATGGCAAAACCAAACGAAGTAGAACGTAAATGGTACGTAGTAGACGCAACTGATATTCCATTGGGACGTCTTTCAACTACAGTAGCAACCATTTTACGTGGCAAAAATAAACCAACTTTCACACCTAATGTAGATACAGGTGATTTCGTGATCGTTATTAATGCAGACAAAATTAAATTAACAGGTAAAAAAGCAACTGATAAAATTTATTATCACCATTCAGGATTCCAAGGTGGTTTGAAACAAGTATCAGCTGGTGAATTACGTGCAACGAATTCTCGTAGATTGATTGAAACCTCTGTAAAAGGTATGCTTCCAAAGAATACTTTAGGTCGTAAACAATATATGAAATTAAACGTTTACGGTGGTTCTGAACATGAACATCAAGCACAAAAACCAGAATTTTTGGATATTACAAACCTAATTTAA
- the rpsK gene encoding 30S ribosomal protein S11: MAGKKVVRKRRVKKNVEVGIAHIRSTFNNTIVMITDAHGNAISWSSAGALGFRGSKKSTPFAAQLAAETAAKACMEHGMKTVEVAVKGPGSGREAAIRSLQATGLEVTAIRDVTPVPHNGCRPPKRRRV, translated from the coding sequence ATGGCAGGAAAAAAAGTTGTACGTAAACGTCGTGTGAAAAAGAATGTAGAAGTTGGGATAGCTCATATCCGTTCTACTTTCAATAATACAATTGTAATGATTACTGATGCGCATGGTAATGCAATTTCATGGTCTTCAGCAGGAGCATTAGGCTTCCGCGGTTCTAAGAAATCTACACCATTTGCTGCTCAATTAGCTGCAGAAACTGCTGCTAAAGCATGTATGGAACATGGTATGAAAACAGTTGAAGTTGCTGTTAAAGGTCCTGGTTCAGGACGTGAAGCTGCAATCCGTTCATTACAAGCTACTGGTTTAGAAGTTACAGCAATTCGTGACGTAACTCCAGTTCCTCATAATGGATGCCGCCCTCCAAAACGCCGTCGTGTTTAA